One part of the Vicia villosa cultivar HV-30 ecotype Madison, WI linkage group LG6, Vvil1.0, whole genome shotgun sequence genome encodes these proteins:
- the LOC131610421 gene encoding probable beta-D-xylosidase 2, which produces MALTFSLSPFITLFFLLLLHHTCHSRDSFACDPKSTSTNNLPFCNVKLTIQQRVNDLIGRLTLPEKVNLLVNNAAAVPRIGIKGYEWWSEALHGVSNVGPGTRFGGVFPGATSFPQVITTAASFNASLWEAIGRVVSDEARAMYNGGAAGLTYWSPNVNIFRDPRWGRGQETPGEDPVLAGIYAARYVKGLQGTDGNKLKVAACCKHFTAYDIDNWNGVDRFHFNAQVSKQDIEDTFDVPFRMCVKEGNVASVMCSYNQVNGVPTCADPNLLKKTVRGQWGLDGYIVSDCDSVGVFFNSQHYTSTPEEAAADAIKAGLDLDCGPFLGIHTQDAVKKGLLTEAHVNGALVNTLTVQMRLGMFDGEPSAHAYGNLGPKDVCKPAHQELALEAARQGIVLLKNTGPSLPLSSQKHKTVAVIGPNSNVTVTMIGNYAGIACGYTSPLQGIGRYAKTIHQQGCANVACRDDKSFGPALDAARKADATVLVIGLDQSIEAETVDRVGLLLPGHQQDLVSKVAAASKGPTILVLMSGGPVDITFAKNDPRIAAILWAGYPGQAGGAAIADILFGTADPGGKLPVTWYPQEYLKNLAMTNMAMRPSTVGYPGRTYRFYKGPVVYPFGHGLTYTHFVHTLASAPTIVSVPIHGHRHGNNTNISNKAIRVTHARCGKLSITLHVDVKNVGSRDGTHTLLVFSAPPNGGAHWVPQKQLVTFEKVHVPAKSKQRVRVNIHVCKLLSVVDRSGIRRIPMGVHSLHIGDVKHSVSLQAEALGIIKS; this is translated from the exons ATGGCTCTCACATTCTCACTCTCAcctttcatcactctcttcttcctcctcctcctccaccaCACATGCCACTCACGTGACTCCTTCGCGTGCGATCCAAAATCCACTTCAACAAACAACCTCCCATTCTGCAATGTCAAACTCACCATTCAACAGAGAGTGAACGATCTCATTGGAAGATTAACGCTTCCAGAGAAAGTTAACCTGTTAGTCAACAATGCCGCCGCGGTTCCGAGAATCGGAATCAAAGGCTATGAGTGGTGGTCGGAGGCACTTCACGGTGTTTCAAACGTCGGTCCCGGAACCAGATTCGGTGGTGTGTTTCCCGGTGCGACTAGCTTTCCGCAAGTCATCACAACCGCTGCTTCTTTTAATGCTTCTCTTTGGGAAGCAATCGGACGG GTTGTCTCGGACGAAGCAAGAGCAATGTACAATGGAGGAGCAGCAGGGTTAACATATTGGAGTCCAAATGTGAATATTTTCAGAGACCCTAGGTGGGGTCGTGGACAGGAAACTCCCGGTGAAGATCCTGTGTTAGCCGGTATTTATGCTGCTAGATATGTGAAAGGGTTACAGGGAACAGACGGTAACAAGTTGAAAGTTGCTGCTTGTTGTAAACACTTCACTGCTTATGATATTGATAATTGGAATGGTGTGGATCGCTTTCACTTTAATGCACAG GTGAGTAAGCAAGACATAGAAGACACATTTGATGTGCCATTTAGGATGTGTGTGAAGGAAGGGAATGTAGCTAGTGTGATGTGTTCTTACAACCAAGTCAATGGTGTCCCTACATGTGCTGACCCCAATCTCCTAAAGAAGACAGTTCGTGGCCAATGGGGTCTTGATGG GTACATTGTATCTGATTGTGACTCTGTCGGAGTTTTCTTCAATAGCCAACATTATACATCAACGCCAGAAGAAGCTGCTGCTGATGCCATCAAAGCAG GTTTGGATTTAGATTGTGGGCCTTTCCTAGGAATACACACACAGGATGCGGTTAAAAAAGGTTTGTTAACCGAAGCACATGTTAATGGTGCTTTGGTGAATACACTGACAGTGCAAATGAGATTAGGGATGTTTGATGGAGAGCCATCAGCTCATGCTTATGGCAACTTAGGCCCGAAAGATGTATGTAAACCAGCTCACCAAGAGCTTGCACTTGAAGCTGCTAGACAAGGAATTGTGCTTCTCAAAAACACTGGTCCATCTTTGCCTCTTTCCTCACAAAAACACAAAACTGTGGCTGTCATTGGGCCCAATTCTAATGTCACAGTTACCATGATTGGAAACTATGCCG GTATTGCATGTGGATATACCAGTCCCTTACAAGGAATAGGAAGATATGCTAAAACTATTCATCAGCAGGGTTGTGCAAATGTTGCATGTAGAGATGATAAAAGTTTTGGGCCTGCCTTAGATGCAGCCCGTAAAGCGGATGCAACTGTTCTAGTTATAGGCTTGGATCAATCTATTGAAGCCGAAACAGTTGATAGAGTTGGCTTGCTTTTGCCTGGACATCAACAAGATCTTGTTTCAAAGGTGGCAGCAGCATCAAAGGGACCAACAATTTTGGTTTTAATGTCTGGTGGGCCTGTTGACATTACTTTCGCAAAGAATGATCCTCGAATCGCTGCCATCTTGTGGGCCGGTTATCCGGGCCAAGCCGGTGGTGCTGCCATTGCTGATATTCTATTTGGAACTGCCGACCCAG GAGGCAAGCTACCTGTGACATGGTACCCACAAGAGTACCTAAAAAACTTGGCCATGACAAATATGGCAATGAGACCAAGCACAGTAGGCTATCCAGGAAGAACATACAGATTCTACAAAGGACCAGTTGTATATCCATTTGGACATGGATTAACATACACACATTTTGTTCACACATTAGCTAGTGCACCCACAATTGTGTCAGTTCCGATTCACGGCCACCGACATGGCAACAACACGAACATTTCAAACAAAGCAATTAGAGTGACACATGCAAGATGTGGCAAACTCTCTATAACCCTTCATGTCGACGTTAAAAACGTTGGATCTAGAGATGGAACACATACATTGTTAGTGTTCTCTGCTCCACCCAATGGTGGTGCCCATTGGGTGCCACAGAAACAGCTTGTGACTTTTGAGAAAGTTCATGTTCCTGCAAAGAGTAAGCAAAGAGTTAGAGTGAATATTCATGTCTGCAAGCTGCTTAGTGTGGTTGATAGATCAGGGATTAGGAGAATCCCAATGGGGGTACATAGTCTTCATATTGGTGATGTTAAACATTCTGTTTCACTTCAAGCAGAAGCACTTGGGATTATCAAGTCTTGA